In a genomic window of Accipiter gentilis chromosome 23, bAccGen1.1, whole genome shotgun sequence:
- the CHCHD4 gene encoding mitochondrial intermembrane space import and assembly protein 40: protein MSYCRQEGKDRIIFATKEDHETPSSAELVADDPDDPYEEQGLILPNGDINWNCPCLGGMASGPCGEQFKSAFSCFHYSTEEIKGSDCVDQFRAMQECMQKYPDLYPQEDENEEKEKSSKDLEATPMEASAAKEEKGSS, encoded by the exons ATGTCCTACTGCCGGCAAGAAG GAAAAGACAGAATTATATTTGCGACCAAGGAGGACCATGAGACACCAAGCAGTGCTGAGCTGGTTGCAGATGACCCAGATGACCCTTATGAAGAACAAG GATTGATATTGCCCAATGGAGATATCAATTGGAATTGCCCATGTCTGGGTGGAATGGCTAGTGGTCCCTGTGGGGAACAGTTCAAGTCAGCCTTTTCTTGTTTCCACTAtagcacagaagaaataaagggGTCAGACTGTGTGGACCAATTCCGTGCCATGCAGGAATGCATGCAAAAATACCCCGATCTTTACCCTCAAGaggatgaaaatgaagaaaaagagaagtcaaGCAAAGATTTGGAAGCTACTCCTATGGAGGCTTCTGCTGCCAAAGAGGAGAAGGGATCTAGCTAA
- the TMEM43 gene encoding transmembrane protein 43 translates to MSRNFSDTGSRKEHVKITSESKPGFLERLSETSGGMLMGLVTFLLSFYLLFTNEGRALRTAKSLDEGLSLVIPLDSIHSVSQQNEGRLVHLAGALATSKPLFDPSYGLSIQAVKLKRNVEMYQWVEYEESTEYEENGEIKKETKYSYNTEWKSEVVNSRNFDREIGHKNPSAMAVESFTAVSPNVQVGSFVLSKGLVDKIDDFKQLSLSNLEDPHADVTRGGDYFYHSENPRRPEVGDLRVSFFYAGLSGDDPYLGSADKVTVIARQRGDQLVPYHTKSGDVLQILYPGELSVEEVFQKEHESNTMKTWALRAAGWLTMFVGISLMTRIFYTLVDWFPVVRDLVNIGLKAFAFCVASSLSLLTISIGWLFYRPLWALLIGLLSVVPIVVAKSRVPPKKQQ, encoded by the exons ATGTCGAGGAAT TTCTCTGACACTGGCAGCAGAAAAGAACATGTTAAAATCACAAGTGAGTCCAAACCAGGGTTCCTGGAGAGGCTCAGTGAGACTTCTGGAGGCATGTTGATGGGACTTGTgacatttcttctgtctttctacCTTCTTTTTACCAATGAA GGACGAGCTTTAAGGACAGCTAAATCTCTTGATGAGGGACTTTCTCTTGTGATCCCTCTTGATAGCATCCACAGTGTGTCTCAGCAGAATGAAGGGAGATTGGTGCACTTAGCTGGCGCTCTGGCTACATCTAAG ccTTTGTTTGATCCCAGCTATGGGCTCTCCATCCAGGCTGTCAAACTTAAGCGTAATGTGGAAATGTACCAATGGGTTGAATACGAAGAGTCAAC TGAATATGAAGAGAATGGTGAGATTAAGAAAGAGACAAAGTATTCATACA ATACTGAGTGGAAATCGGAAGTTGTGAACAGCAGAAACTTTGATCGAGAAATTGGACACAAAAACCCTAG TGCCATGGCTGTGGAGTCTTTCACTGCTGTTTCTCCTAACGTCCAGGTTGGCAGCTTTGTTCTTTCCAAGG GTCTTGTGGATAAAATTGATGACTTCAAGCAGTTGAGCTTGTCAAATCTTGAGGATCCACATGCTGATGTTACCCGAGGAGGAGATTACTTTTACCACAGCGAGAACCCCAGGCGTCCAGAA GTAGGAGACCTTCGTGTCTCGTTCTTCTATGCAGGTCTGAGTGGAGATGACCCCTATTTGGGCTCTGCTGATAAG GTGACTGTGATTGCTCGCCAGCGAGGTGATCAACTGGTTCCATATCATACCAAGTCTGGAGATGTCCTGCAGATTCTGTACCCTGGGGAACTCTCTGTGGAG GAAGTGTTTCAGAAAGAGCATGAGAGTAACACCATGAAGACCTGGGCTCTCCGTGCAGCAGGTTGGCTGACAATGTTTGTAGGCATCAGCCTAATGACCCGAATCTTTTACACTTTGG TCGACTGGTTTCCTGTTGTGAGAGATCTGGTTAACATTGGATTAAAAGCATTTGCCTTCTGCGTAGCCAGTTCGCTGTCACTCCTGACCATCTCCATTGGCTGGCTCTTCTACCGCCCACTCTGGGCTTTGCTGATCGGGTTGCTCTCTGTAGTTCCAATCGTGGTTGCAAAATCTCGTGTTCCACCAAAGAAGCAGCAGTGA